Proteins co-encoded in one Juglans regia cultivar Chandler chromosome 16, Walnut 2.0, whole genome shotgun sequence genomic window:
- the LOC108998150 gene encoding NADH dehydrogenase [ubiquinone] flavoprotein 2, mitochondrial, protein MLARLAANRLLEIRQLFRQPLSSRSFSTALNYHIDSPENKPELPWEFTVANKEKVKEILSHYPSNYKQSAVIPLLDLAQQQHGGWLTVSSMNAVAKIIEVAPIRVYEVATFYSMFNRSKVGKYHLLVCGTTPCMIRGSREIEDALLKHLGVKRNEVTKDGLFSVGEMECMGCCVNAPMITVADYSNGSKGYTYNYYEDVTPKRVVEIVEMLRRGEKLPPGTQNPQRIKCGPEGGNTTLLSEPKPPPCRDLDTC, encoded by the exons ATGCTGGCTCGCCTCGCCGCCAACCGTCTCCTAGAGATCCGTCAGCTTTTCCGTCAG CCGTTGTCGTCGCGATCCTTCTCTACGGCCCTCAACTAC CACATTGATTCTCCGGAAAACAAGCCGGAACTTCCGTGGGAGTTCACTGTTGCAAACAAAGAGAAG GTTAAGGAAATATTGTCTCACTATCCATCAAACTACAAGCAATCTGCCGTGATTCCTCTGCTAGATCTTGCACAGCAGCAGCATGGAGGATGGCTTACTGTTTCATCTATGAATGCA GTAGCTAAGATTATAGAAGTTGCTCCTATCCGTGTATATGAGGTTGCTACATTTTATTCGATGTTCAATCGATCAAAG GTTGGCAAGTACCACCTGTTGGTTTGTGGCACAACACCCTGTATGATACGTGGTTCTCGAGAAATTGAAGATGCCTTACTGAAACACCTTGGAGTAAAGCGCAATG AAGTAACTAAAGATGGTCTGTTCTCTGTTGGAGAAATGGAATGCATg GGATGTTGTGTGAATGCTCCCATGATTACAGTGGCTGATTACTCTAATGGATCCAAAGGATATACTTACAATTACTAT gAAGATGTTACTCCCAAACGAGTTGTTGAGATAGTTGAAATGTTAAGAAGGGGGGAGAAGCTACCG CCTGGTACACAAAATCCACAGCGCATTAAGTGTGGACCAGAAGGAGGGAATACCACTTTACTGAGTGAGCCCAAGCCACCTCCATGCCGAGATCTTGATACCTGCTAA